One genomic segment of Panicum virgatum strain AP13 chromosome 2N, P.virgatum_v5, whole genome shotgun sequence includes these proteins:
- the LOC120662369 gene encoding uncharacterized protein LOC120662369 → MDHTSGFNPSNSSPPVEPNTSSQSTPRNPQSLFATNFEPQLNQQFQSQFPPNFNPFNPYGFPPNFNPYNLGNPYEGNFNLSPNGVFGRGAAVEGVRSSSPVESMPFVLGAGSSSPASQMSVAPQMNEDFSNQEWSDNSEGEEKKGGRMNWTEEENLKLISSWLHHSNDSVKGNSQKGENFWKNIVAEFNSNVPEDRRRKVPQCKTHWTKTNKLVVHFNGCWVRMMRARASGESDDQVMANAHAVYKRESKGNKPFTLDYWWRAVKDQQKWAKRKENQDMTSSKRLKNNASGAYTSSSNQESEEASPSEKSWPEGQKQAKARMKGKEKKLTSDLTLESLKIEKMKLYHEATQVKAAAVAKAADATEKKATVDLLNKYIEMNTMDTTGFSDAQIKRHEIALNYLQTKLSKNN, encoded by the coding sequence AGGAACCCACAATCACTGTTTGCCACAAACTTTGAGCCCCAACTCAACCAACAATTCCAGTCTCAATTCCCTCCAAATTTCAACCCTTTCAACCCTTATGGCTTCCCTCCAAATTTCAACCCTTACAATCTAGGTAATCCATATGAAGGCAACTTCAACCTTTCTCCCAATGGAGTGTTTGGAAGAGGAGCTGCAGTTGAAGGAGTTCGGTCTTCATCACCAGTTGAGTCAATGCCTTTTGTTCTTGGTGCTGGCAGCTCAAGTCCAGCCTCCCAAATGTCTGTAGCACCACAAATGAATGAAGATTTCAGCAATCAAGAGTGGAGTGACAATAGTGAAGGcgaagaaaagaaaggagggCGTATGAATTGGACTGAAGAAGAAAATTTGAAGCTAATCAGTTCATGGCTGCATCATTCCAATGATTCAGTTAAGGGGAATTCACAgaaaggtgaaaatttttggaagaaCATAGTGGCAGAATTCAATAGCAATGTCCCAGAAGATCGAAGAAGAAAAGTTCCACAATGCAAGACCCACTGGACAAAGACCAACAAGTTGGTGGTTCATTTCAACGGGTGTTGGGTCAGAATGATGAGAGCTCGTGCTAGTGGAGAATCTGATGACCAAGTTATGGCCAACGCACATGCAGTTTACAAACGGGAATCCAAAGGTAATAAACCATTCACATTGGATTACTGGTGGAGAGCAGTGAAGGATCAACAAAAATGggcaaaaagaaaagagaaccaAGACATGACCTCAAGCAAGAGACTGAAGAACAATGCATCTGGGGCTTACACATCTTCTTCCAACCAAGAGAGTGAGGAGGCAAGCCCAAGTGAGAAATCTTGGCCGGAAGGGCAGAAGCAGGCAAAAGCTAGAATGAAAGGCAAAGAGAAGAAGCTCACATCAGATTTGACTTTAGAAAGCCTCAAAATTGAGAAGATGAAATTGTATCATGAAGCAACACAAGTGAAGGCAGCAGCGGTGGCAAAAGCAGCAGATGCTACAGAAAAGAAGGCAACGGTTGATCTCTTGAATAAGTACATTGAGATGAATACAATGGACACCACAGGGTTCAGCGATGCGCAAATCAAACGCCACGAGATAGCACTTAATTATTTACAAACAAAACTTAGCAAGAACAATTAG